In Sebastes umbrosus isolate fSebUmb1 chromosome 7, fSebUmb1.pri, whole genome shotgun sequence, the sequence AGAGTCACCTTGAAAAGCCTCAAACAGCCAGAACAGCAGTATTGGGCCTGGTGCCAGCTCTGGCTCCCTACTGCATCGATTCTGAAAGACGCACCAGGAAACGATACTAATGCGTGCAATAATGCCGCCCAAAAGATTTAACCGTTGCTGGGGTGAGAGTGATGATGCATTCATTTTGATAGGAGGACAGAAGTCTGTTAATAGTTGTCATAAAAATGAGAGTTGGCTTTCAAACTGTTTCATGAGTGCATTGAGTAATAAAGTCGTTTATGGCAGAAGTAATTGGTTCATCATTCATTATATTTTTCACTATAACATTTTTGTGACACATAATAGTAGTTTGTTGAGTCCATTTTCTCTATATAACAGATCAGGCCATTACAAATTGATTTGTTTTcctcaataaaacacatttttgtcataTGTTAACTTATGCGTTGTGTCCACATCCTACCTTCCTAGCTGGATGACGGCGTGCAGATCGGGACCTTGGTGCCTGCCGGGAGCCCAGAAGTGTCCGTCACACTGGAGGGAAGAGGCCTTAAAGGAGGAGGTAGGATTAAAACCACCACTTATCTTATCtgcaaaaataaagtttttacaACAGTGAGACTTACTCAGCTTGGCTTTTACAGGGAGGTTTGGACAGACTACACCACCGCTAGTCGAATTTCTGAAAGATATTCTGAGGAGGTACCCTGAAGGTGGACAGATTCTGAAAGTAAGTGctatgttacattattatttcacatttttcacagacattaaaagcatattttttgtGGATGTTGACCTGATACATTTTCTtcaaactggaaaaaaacaatacagtttTTAATACAATTGCCTCTTCTTTTAGTTGTTGTGTTAACAGGCTATGGACGATATTTCTCCCAGGCAAAGGCTTTAGTCAATAACATCGCTGTCATGGGATTTGGAGTGCGAAAATATGTCAAGCTTGCACAAAAACAAAGGGCATAGTTTTATTTTGGCTTTACTTGCTGGCATCAGCTATATTACCATATATGGTAGCAGCATTGCCAGGGGTTAGGTCCCGCTGGGGCCGTCCATTCTGATAATGAGCTCATTTTACTGTAAGgctttttggataaaagcatCCACCAAATAAGCTGATGTCATCATGCACATTACATttcttaaaaacacattacagacCCTGCCttcataaatgtgtttgttgtgtcCGATTTTGTAGGAGTTGATTCAAAATGCAGAGGATGCCGGAGCCACAGAAGTCAAGTTCATGTACGATGAGACAGAGTATGGGGTCGAGTCACTGTGGTCACCTAATATGGCTCAGCATCAAGGTGAGTAGTTACAGTTAACACAGCCCTTGTGTTGGCAAGAGTCTGTCCTGCTTACCTTAAGTATCATTAAGCAGGTGCTCTGTAGTTGATCCTCTGCTCTGACCTGCCTGTAAACaaggaaaacacaaatacatttgttacaggaattattgaaataatacattttacactgtacctgtactgtatatgtatttttaggTTGTCTTAACTTGTTTATGCTGACCTGGTTTCAACTCATCGTGTTGCAGGTACGGCATTGTATGTCCACAATGATGCTGTGTTCACTGAGGAAGACTGGAATGGGATTCAGGAAATTGCgaggagcaggaagagagaggatCCTCTGAAAGTTGGACGATTCGGGATTGGCTTCAATTCTGTGTACCATATTACAGGTGAGGACTGTCCCGAAATGCTaattataatttctgttatcAAATGCTTACTTACAGTACAACCTATTTCCTCATGAATCAGCCTAAGAAACAAAGAATATTCTGTGTAAAGAATTGTTTTCTGTATAATGTATGCATTAATGTATGCAAgtaatttggcatttttgcttgaaaaattaagTGAAAGGACACTGATAATTGTACACTATAGAATTATCAACaattaaattcatatttttttgtgtgtcttctTACTGTTTAGATGCTCCCAGTATATTCAGTGGAGACCAGATTGCCATGCTGGACCCTCATCAGACCCTGTTTGGTGTGCATGAGTCTGGGCAGTGTTGGAACTTGAAGAAAGACATTAAGGAGATCACAGAACTGACCGACCAGTTTACTCCCTTCATCGGGATGTTTGGGAGCTCGGAGAAAACCATTAAGGATGGCAGCTTTCCTGGAACGTTGTTCCGCTTCCCGCTCCGCCAGACACCCTCCCAGCTCAGTGGCAACATTTACAACAAAGAAAAGGTTTTGGAGCTCTTTGAGTCTTTCAAAGCGGACGCAGACACAGTGCTCCTCTTCCTCAAGAGTGTTCAGAAGATCTCCTTGCATGTGCGTGAGTCTGATGGTACAGAGCGCATGTTGTTTCAGGTTACGGCAACAGAGAATACTGATGATAAGTTAGAAAGGCCGAACGCACTGAAGACACTGGGTCAGGCTGTAGACAGCTACAGCAACGGGGTTCCCAGTTCTACCATCACGTGTGTCACCTACCAGGTCAACATCGAGACTCAGGATGAAACGGTTAAAGAGACTCAGAGGATGACGTGGCTGGTTTGTAATGGAGTTGGGGGCAAAGGAATGTGTGCTGAGTTGGACTCTCTGGCAGACGATTTGAAGTTCATGCCAAATATTGGAATTGCTCTGCCTCTTACTCTGAtcaataaagaagaaaaaggtgCCACATCAGGCTTCTCAGGACGAGCTTTTTgctttcttcctctccccccCGGGGAGGAGAGTGAGACAGGGCTTCCAGTTCATGTCAGCGGCTTCTTTGGCCTCACAGACAACCGTAGGAGTATCAAGTGGCGGGAGGTGGATCAGTGGAGGGATCCAGCTGCCTTGTGGAATGAGCTGCTTATAATCAATGTCATCCCTAAGGCTTACTTCACGCTCATCACTGAGGTTATCAAAAGGGTACAGACAAAAAAGGACCAAGACTTTCCGTTGTCCCCTACAGGGACCTACGGGGCCTGGCCAGATCCCAAGCAGGTCAAGTCCCGCTGGAAACCCATCCTCCAGCCGCTGTTTCATGacttgctgcagcagcaggtcatCTATTCCCTCAGTGAGAGCTGGATCCAGGTGGACCAGGCTGTGTTCTCAGAGCTGGACGCAGACGAGGACATTTCAGAGACTGTGATCAACTACCTCCAAAGCTCAGGAACGCAGGTGGCAAAGGTGCCCGCTGCCTTGGACTCTGTCTTGGCTGCCTACATGGCTGAGTCCACTGAAGTAAAGAAAGTGACCCCGTCTTTGTTGCGGCAGGTGATCAGGAAGTTCAAACACAAAGGTCCGTCAcaggagaagctgctgctgctggagtttGCGCTTAGTGACGCCAATTACAGTGACCTCATAGGACTGGAGCTCCTGCCGCTGCAAGATGAGACATTTGCAGCGTTTTCATCCTCTGTCACTGAAAAGGATGCCATTTACATTCTATCTGAAGAATACCCCAGGTAGAGATATATCGAAATAGTGTATTTTCACTACCATGTTGTTGCAATTCTTGTCTAAATTACCTCAATTCTTTAGTCTctcattaaggtacatttaccTTTGacttcaaaaatgtttttaataggtGGAAactattaaaaattaaaaagccattaatttaaatatgttgTGATTTAGGCTGGCTTTAAATAGGTGCACCTTCAGTTTGTATTATTAGTGTATCTCtcctttatttatatacatatacaagaGCAGATAGGAGTGTGGATCATTGTGCATGGCTTTAGTAGGGCTACTGCAATTTGCAAAGACCATTTTTAAGGTGAAACATTTCTATATCAGAAAAGCAGATGCAAATTTGTGcaagaatattaaaaatattgtaGGTTTATGCATGCTAACTGAAACAcaaattaaatgagaaagtgCAAATGTTGCTGTCTTTTCATGAACATACAGCAAATTTGATCCTTTTTCAGATGGAAGTGTGTCTTTTAAACAAACTTCATCCAGCTATATTATTTCGGCTCAGCTATATTGtattgttcttttattttattgacttaTTTAGAATAAAATGACGAGATCAATAATAACATCAACcattgtaaatgtaaatcattcaacattaaaacacatgtACACGTAGAATTgggtttgttttaaaaaataaagtctcacctttttttccttttgcttCGTCCTCAGGTCTCTTTATCCAGGACTTGAGGGTCGGTTCCTATTGGAGAGCATTAAACCTTCAGTAATGGACAGTTTGAAGAAAGCAACCAAAAGCAGAGGTAATGTAACATATTGAATTTACATGTAATCTCTTCCACATAAATCCATGTTATGTATAAATAACCTTCGTCCCAAACAGTGACCAGAAGACTTTTATACTGTGACATATTTTTgaccaatttatttttaattttaaaaataatatgtgACAGTAAAGCTGTGATTAAATTCATAGATTTTTAGGGGCAGCTTAAAGAACTGTGCAAAATATGATTTATAGATAATTATAAAATGTCCCAGTGTGACTTTGTGGGTTATGTGGCCATGTTGTAGTAACACTTGGTCACCTTACTCTCCTGTAGTGCCAGCAGGGCATTAAAGTCACTGCTAATAGATCATTTATGAGTGAGAGACggaaagggaaagagagagtgagcatGCTGATTCATGGAAGAGTTGTTTTTGTGCTACACATTCCACCCAACCCACGAGATCAGATCCTGAGTGCACTCACTCACTGCCATACTTAACCATGATTGACAAAGGGCAGTGAGCCAGGCAGAGGAAATATGCTGAATAACAGATTTGCCCTTTAAATCCAAGATGAAATACACAGAGGATATtgtaatttaacatttaactaGAGCAATGTGGACTcctattcatttttattttgactgaattgaattttttaagaaatgtaGTATTGCCACTCCATTTTTCAAGTAAAATTCGGGTCAAATTCATCCCAGAACTCTAAAAATGTGTCACTTGGTTTACAGTGCAACAATATCTTTTGGGGTGCTCAGGTAGGTTTTTCAAAGTGTGTGAAATATTGATCATTTTACTATTAACTTAAACTAATGCATGACTGTAAATGAGCATCATGGTAACTGCAGTATCTCACAGATACGAgaagtaaaacaaacaacaactcaCATGTTTAGTTTCTGAAAAGTCCTGTCCTAAACACATTCACTCATCATCAATCTGACGTACTTTATACAGGTTACCTGTAAGTGGATCATGGTGCATTTTATGACTTGCAGTGTTTTTCTAGGTACGTGTGTCTTTGAGAAATGGTTTCCCCTACACTGAAATTATAAGAATGGGTTCaagattgattggattttaGTATAAATTcaacaaactgtgtgtgtgtgtgtgtgtgtgtgtgtgtgtgtgtgtgtgtacagagtatGGTTTGTGCAAGTGTGTTTACATCAATGTGCTGCAATGTTGCTTTAAGTCTTGAATGTTGAGTATGAAATAtactaattattaatatttagtcgtttttacattaaaaattaatttaaaagtgaATCTGTTTGTGCAGTGTTGCTCTCTAATTTATCTAGAAACTGATGTAGTGGATTGTTAAGacagtttttacagtttttttcatccTCAGACTGCTGCATCGTGCAATAACAACAAACTGTCAAACTTAAAGTTAACATTTACTTCTACAATAATAACTGAGGCTAACTTAATTTTTCCTTGTTATTGGAACAGGAAGACCCTGCAATCAGCTACAAGTGCTGAACCCTGACCGATCAGCTCGACTCATCAAGGAGATCCTATCAACAGCCTGGCCGGCTAAAGACTTCATTGTCCAATGGGAACCTGGAAATAGAGAGTTGAAACATCCTACTGTTTCCTGGCTGAAGGTGATTTGGAAGCATCTCTAtatacattttgctgatgaCCTAAGTACCTTTGAAGACATGCCTTTGATCCCACTTGTGCCACTTGAGGAAAACATGGACGTAGTTAAGCTTCTTCGTCTCAAAACTCCATCCCCCATAATGCTTGTGGATGAGGAGGAGTCGCCGCTTTCTGAAAACCTTCTTGACATCATGGAAAAGCTTGGAGGAGTAGTGATAAAAAAGCTGGATTCATGTTTGCAGCATCCTTTGCTAAAGaattacatccatccatcctctcctGGTATGCTTCTGCATATTATGGATAGATTGCCAACACAGCGATTATCCAACCAAGTCTCTTCTTTCTCAGTCAAAGAGAAGGTTGCACTCAGAAACTTTCTTGCTGGACTGTCTGACATTACAGAGAGGGAAAAGCATACCCTGCTCGAGCTCTCCATCTTTGAGAAAGTGGGGACCTGCTCTGAAGGTACCTCAGCATTTACATCACTGAGAGGAGCCAGAGCTTTACACCACAGAGCCAAGTATCCGCCAGATGTGAAATTATCCATAAATCTTGTGGGCTGTTGTGACGAGGAATCAATCCGCCTCATCAAGATGCTGAATGTAGAACAAGTGAAAACAACACAATGTTTGAAGATGATTATTCAGGATATTGAGCGGGGGTTCTACACAACAGATGAGATAACCCACGTCATGCTTTGGGCACTTAAACATCTGGCGTTTCTAAAAAATGAAAACTCATCAGTGATCGGCTGGCTTTCTGCTCTTAAATTCATTCAGATGCCTTGTGGAAAGTCAGTCAAAGCCTCAGAACTTTTTGATCCTGAGCTAGAGATTCTTCAGAATctgttctacatggaagagaaAACCAGGTTTCCCACAAGTACATTCATGTCTTCCCCTGATATTCTTCATTCACTCAGACAACTCGGACTAAGAAATGAAGTACAGCTCGGTGAAAAAGATGTACTCAAAGTGGCAAAGAAGATAGAGGAGTTACAAAGCAGCAAGGAGCCTGAGTGGGAATCCATAATCAAAAAGGCAAAAACACTCCTGCAAATACTTAACAGACAAACCAAGCTGGTAAAATCAGCTGATGCTCAGGCATCATTGCTAAAACTGAAATGGGTACCCGTCTGCAAAGAAAGACCTCCAACTTACCCTAAATCCCTTGCTTGGGTTGGAGATACTCTCAATATCTGCTCTTTGTCAGAGATGTGCGACATATCCCATGCAGTGCTTGTGGGATCTTCAGTAGCACTGGTTGAACACACGTCTGCAGGTATGAAGAAGGCACTGAAACTAACTGTAGAGCCACAGGTGGATCAAGTATTGCAGCACCTGAAAGCAGTGAATGACTGGCATAAATCTCAAGCATTCACCACTGAGGATTGGTATCAATTCCAGCAGATCTTGTTTGAGATATACGGTTTCATGCAGGCTCATCTTGAGGATGCTAGAGAAGCAATGAAATCACTGCCTTTCGAATGGGTGTGGACGGGCAAGACATTCTCATCACCAGGCCAGACGGTCCTAAAGCCCCTACCTGATCTAGACTTGCAGCCTTACCTGTACTCCCTGCCAAAGACAATAAGAAAGTTTCACAAGCTTTTCAAGTTTTGTGGTTCAGTTGAAGAGGTTGTGTCAAGCCATGTGTTTGATGTCATCAGCACCATCCGacaaagatgtgaaggagagatGACCAAGGCGGAAAGCAAACATGATATCCTGCTTTTAGTCAACATCCTGAGATGGCTGTACAACAATCAGATACCTGTGGATACTAACATGCATGTGCCGATTCTTTGTTACAAGGACCTAAGCAAGCTAGCGATGAAGCCCATTCATGAATGCACCTACTGTGACATCAAGGTTGACGATTTGAATGACTTACTTGAGGATGCATCAGAGCCCATAATATTAGTCCATGATGACATCCCCATGAAAACCGCAGAGTGGCTGAAGGTGCCATGTTTGAGCACAAGGTTGATAAACCCAGAGAACCTTGGCTTTGAACAATCAGGCCAACGAGAACCTCTAACAGTGAGGATAAAGAACATCTTGGAGGAATATCCATCTGTGGCAGACATTTTTAAAGAGCTCCTCCAGAATGCTGACGATGCAAGTGCAATAGAGTGCAGTTTCCTCATTGACATGAGAAAAAACACTGACATTCGAGAGAATCTCCTTGACCCTGGCATGGTTGCTTGCCACGGGCCCTCCCTGTGGTCTTTCAACAGCTCTgtcttcacagacacagacttTCTGAACATCACAAGGTTAGGTGGATCAGTGAAAAGATGTGAAGCAGACAAAGTTGGCAAGTTTGGCTTGGGCTTCAACTCAGTTTATCACATAACTGATATCCCCATCATAATGAGCAGAGAGTTCATGATCATGTTTGACCCAAACATCAATCACATCAGCAAGCACATCAGAGACAGGTCCAATCCAGGGATCAAAATCAACTGGAGCAAACAACAGAAAAGGCTGAGAAAATTCCCTAACCAGTTCAAGCCTTTCATTAATGTCTTCAATTGCCAGCTTCCTCTAGCTCAGGACTCCCCATACAAGTACAACggtacactgttcagactcccGTTCAGAACAGAGCAGGAAGCCTCAGCAAGTGAAATCAGTAGTCTGTACTACAACACCACAGACATCTATTCCCTGGTTGATGAGTTCAGCATATGTGGCCATCGGTTCATTCTGTTTACTCAGCATGTTGGAAGTATGGTCTTGAAATACCTGAAATATGAGGAACCAAATCCAGCAGGAGCACAAGATGTCGTCACCATCAACAAAAGTGTGTGGTCATCCAAATCCTCATACGGACCTCTGAGTATCCTAAAATCTGCAGCAAGGGTTATGAAGAAAGTAGCAAGCACCAACAGGGTACCTGCTGATGTTCCCAAGTCCGGCTGCATCATACGCGTTTTGGTGGAGGAGTTTCATAACGTGTTCAAACGCATTGTCGATCTCCATTCACCACTGTTCAGAGGCTCAGAGGAAGATCCTAACCAGTACTTTGAGATGGCCGCTAAAGGTCTTCAGTCAAGGCGACTCACAGATGAAATGCCCCCAAAGGCAGTCGACGTCACCAACTGGCTCATTTGCTCATGCATGGATGTAACTGAGGCACTCAAGTTTTCCCTTAATGATAGTGGAAAAAGACTTGGACTAGTGCCTTGTGGAGGAGTGGCTGTTCTGCTCTCAGAAGAAGAGAATCGCAAAtggacaataaaaacaaataccacACCAATCGGTGAGGTGTTTTGTTACTTACCTCTCCGAATCAAAACAGGCCTACCAGTCCACATTAACGGCTGCTTTGCTGTGACGTCCAACCGCAAAGAAATCTGGAAGACCGACACCAAAGGACAGTGGAATTCTGTGTTCATGAGACACGTCATTGTCCAGGCTTATTTAGCAGCACTCGCAATGCTACGTTCAATGGCTGAAAGTGAAGAGCTGCTCGACTACAGCTATTACGCGGCATGGCCAGATCCAAGTCAGGTGCATGATGACTTCACACTGGTCAGCCAGGGTGTTTACCAAGAAATAGCCAAAGGAGGGGACAGTGAGCATGCAAAGGTTTTCTCAGACGGCAAAACCTGGGTGTCAATCAAATACGTCAGATTCCTTGATGATGCCTTACTCTGTAGGCCAGACATTGGTCCTGCTGCTTTCAAGATATTCTTGAAATACCTCAAGAAGAGTGGCTCACAAAACCTCTGTGCTGTTGAGCTGCCTGACTGGGTTAAGGAGGGATTTGATGATGCGGGATGTAAAGGAAAGTTGATGGAAAATACCCTGACAGAGAAGCAGTTCTTCTCAGATGTCTTTTTCCCTCACATCCAGGAAATAGCCAAAGAGCTTCGAGATCCCCTGATGCATTATGTCTTGAATGAAAAACTTGAAGATTTTGCATCAATCCTCAGGGTTACTCCTTGTATCCCATGCTCTAGCCCCAATAAGGAACTGGTTTTACCTTCCAGGCTCATTCACCCAGAGGGAAGAGTTGCTAAACTCTACAACACTGATGATGGAAGATTTCCTGAAGGCACTTCTAAAGACTACCTAAACCCTGTGTGTTTAGTGAAGCTAGTGCAGTTAGGCATGGTCAAAGATGATCTTTCATGGGAGGACATGATTGAACGTGCTCAATCTGTTATTGATCTTAATGAAAAAGATCACACAGCTGCATGCTTTCGCAGCAGTATACTTCTCAGTCTGATCGATGAGAAACTGAAGATGAGCGATCCAGGAGCAGCTGAGCTCTTAGAAAAGCTACATGACACCAAGTTCCTTCCATTCCTGACAAGACCTGCAGGCTTTTCACTGCCATGGCATGGGAACGACTTTTCCCCAACAACAATGTTCTCTGCGAGAGAACTCTTCACAACTGAACATCAGGAAACAGTGTGTCTGATGAAGCCAATCCTGAATGAGAACTCTCCATCTTTCAAAGGCTGTGGTGCAATGTCCTTAGCTGTGAAAGACTGTCTTGGTCTGATAAGGAAGCCCACAGTTGGACTGGTCATCAGTCAACTCAAGAAACTGTCTCAATCATTTGATGGTGTCACACTGTATCAGGAAAACATAACAAATGCCTGTTACAAGTTTCTTCATGAGGAAATGCTACAGGATGAGAATGCAAAAGGACAAATAACTGAAGAACTGAAAGAGTTCAATTCCATCCTGGTGGAGAACACATATGTCAATCCCTCCAAAGTTGCATTCCACCTGAACTTTGATGCAGCTCCACATCTTTATCAGCTCCCTAACAAATACAGAAACAGCTGTCGTGAGCTCTTTGAAAATGTTGGGGCACAGCCCAGCTTCACAGTCGAGGATTTCTCGACTGTTCTTGAAACTATGAAGCAAGAATGTGGGCGAAGGGCACTCACCGAGGAGAACTTCCAGTTGTGTCGTAGAATTATCAGTGAGGGAATATGGAGCTTGATACGAGACAAGAACCAAGAATACTGCCAAGCGAATTTTGGTGGGATTATGTTACCCGACCTCAATCTGACATTGCAGCCATCAAAATCGCTGTGCTACAATGACTGCCCTTGGATCAAAGTCAGAGACTCTTCTGTGAAATACTGCCACGCCGATATTCCAAGAGAGGTTGCTGTGAAATTAGGAGCAGTCCCAAAACGTCACAAAGCCTTGGAGAGGTATGCCTCGAATG encodes:
- the sacs gene encoding sacsin isoform X1, with translation MANCPDPWLPRVTVSHEYIGPRSYQVSPFTSVEDVKQLLYEETNLPVKEQRLTHNGRVLDDGVQIGTLVPAGSPEVSVTLEGRGLKGGGRFGQTTPPLVEFLKDILRRYPEGGQILKELIQNAEDAGATEVKFMYDETEYGVESLWSPNMAQHQGTALYVHNDAVFTEEDWNGIQEIARSRKREDPLKVGRFGIGFNSVYHITDAPSIFSGDQIAMLDPHQTLFGVHESGQCWNLKKDIKEITELTDQFTPFIGMFGSSEKTIKDGSFPGTLFRFPLRQTPSQLSGNIYNKEKVLELFESFKADADTVLLFLKSVQKISLHVRESDGTERMLFQVTATENTDDKLERPNALKTLGQAVDSYSNGVPSSTITCVTYQVNIETQDETVKETQRMTWLVCNGVGGKGMCAELDSLADDLKFMPNIGIALPLTLINKEEKGATSGFSGRAFCFLPLPPGEESETGLPVHVSGFFGLTDNRRSIKWREVDQWRDPAALWNELLIINVIPKAYFTLITEVIKRVQTKKDQDFPLSPTGTYGAWPDPKQVKSRWKPILQPLFHDLLQQQVIYSLSESWIQVDQAVFSELDADEDISETVINYLQSSGTQVAKVPAALDSVLAAYMAESTEVKKVTPSLLRQVIRKFKHKGPSQEKLLLLEFALSDANYSDLIGLELLPLQDETFAAFSSSVTEKDAIYILSEEYPRSLYPGLEGRFLLESIKPSVMDSLKKATKSRVQQYLLGCSGRPCNQLQVLNPDRSARLIKEILSTAWPAKDFIVQWEPGNRELKHPTVSWLKVIWKHLYIHFADDLSTFEDMPLIPLVPLEENMDVVKLLRLKTPSPIMLVDEEESPLSENLLDIMEKLGGVVIKKLDSCLQHPLLKNYIHPSSPGMLLHIMDRLPTQRLSNQVSSFSVKEKVALRNFLAGLSDITEREKHTLLELSIFEKVGTCSEGTSAFTSLRGARALHHRAKYPPDVKLSINLVGCCDEESIRLIKMLNVEQVKTTQCLKMIIQDIERGFYTTDEITHVMLWALKHLAFLKNENSSVIGWLSALKFIQMPCGKSVKASELFDPELEILQNLFYMEEKTRFPTSTFMSSPDILHSLRQLGLRNEVQLGEKDVLKVAKKIEELQSSKEPEWESIIKKAKTLLQILNRQTKLVKSADAQASLLKLKWVPVCKERPPTYPKSLAWVGDTLNICSLSEMCDISHAVLVGSSVALVEHTSAGMKKALKLTVEPQVDQVLQHLKAVNDWHKSQAFTTEDWYQFQQILFEIYGFMQAHLEDAREAMKSLPFEWVWTGKTFSSPGQTVLKPLPDLDLQPYLYSLPKTIRKFHKLFKFCGSVEEVVSSHVFDVISTIRQRCEGEMTKAESKHDILLLVNILRWLYNNQIPVDTNMHVPILCYKDLSKLAMKPIHECTYCDIKVDDLNDLLEDASEPIILVHDDIPMKTAEWLKVPCLSTRLINPENLGFEQSGQREPLTVRIKNILEEYPSVADIFKELLQNADDASAIECSFLIDMRKNTDIRENLLDPGMVACHGPSLWSFNSSVFTDTDFLNITRLGGSVKRCEADKVGKFGLGFNSVYHITDIPIIMSREFMIMFDPNINHISKHIRDRSNPGIKINWSKQQKRLRKFPNQFKPFINVFNCQLPLAQDSPYKYNGTLFRLPFRTEQEASASEISSLYYNTTDIYSLVDEFSICGHRFILFTQHVGSMVLKYLKYEEPNPAGAQDVVTINKSVWSSKSSYGPLSILKSAARVMKKVASTNRVPADVPKSGCIIRVLVEEFHNVFKRIVDLHSPLFRGSEEDPNQYFEMAAKGLQSRRLTDEMPPKAVDVTNWLICSCMDVTEALKFSLNDSGKRLGLVPCGGVAVLLSEEENRKWTIKTNTTPIGEVFCYLPLRIKTGLPVHINGCFAVTSNRKEIWKTDTKGQWNSVFMRHVIVQAYLAALAMLRSMAESEELLDYSYYAAWPDPSQVHDDFTLVSQGVYQEIAKGGDSEHAKVFSDGKTWVSIKYVRFLDDALLCRPDIGPAAFKIFLKYLKKSGSQNLCAVELPDWVKEGFDDAGCKGKLMENTLTEKQFFSDVFFPHIQEIAKELRDPLMHYVLNEKLEDFASILRVTPCIPCSSPNKELVLPSRLIHPEGRVAKLYNTDDGRFPEGTSKDYLNPVCLVKLVQLGMVKDDLSWEDMIERAQSVIDLNEKDHTAACFRSSILLSLIDEKLKMSDPGAAELLEKLHDTKFLPFLTRPAGFSLPWHGNDFSPTTMFSARELFTTEHQETVCLMKPILNENSPSFKGCGAMSLAVKDCLGLIRKPTVGLVISQLKKLSQSFDGVTLYQENITNACYKFLHEEMLQDENAKGQITEELKEFNSILVENTYVNPSKVAFHLNFDAAPHLYQLPNKYRNSCRELFENVGAQPSFTVEDFSTVLETMKQECGRRALTEENFQLCRRIISEGIWSLIRDKNQEYCQANFGGIMLPDLNLTLQPSKSLCYNDCPWIKVRDSSVKYCHADIPREVAVKLGAVPKRHKALERYASNVCFTPLGSEFGQKEKLTSRIKSILNAYPSEKEMLKELLQNADDAKATEIYFVFDPRIHPTDRIFDDKWIPMQGPALCVYNNQPFTEDDVRGIQNLGRGTKEANPGKTGQYGIGFNSVYHITDCPSFISNNDILCIFDPHAHYAPGATSVSPGRMFRDLDSDFRSQFSDVLSLYLGAHFKLERSTMFRFPIRSKEMARSSEISSVPASDRMVQNLLDKLKTDGAELLMFLNHMEKISICEIDNASGELKVLYSVTAKITDGDRLKRKQFHASVIDSVTKKKQLTAIPVQQITYTLDIEDNDGNLTTWMICNRSGFPNIENVSKSVISAHKNEDITLFPRGGVAACVSHNYKKPHRAFCFLPLSLETGLPFHVNGHFALDSARRNLWRDDNGVGVRSDWNNNLMTSLIAPACVELLIQLKRRYFPGPDPTMTVQQGTPLHVVKDTLRKYLFFFPANRLDIQPDWYCLVKEVYNCIHADMKRLLPVVRAGHMDNSDMHSVIYISWVNTSTANKGRAFFDNLLQDELQHLKNTEYNITSRKSVAENVYRLKTLLLDIGFNLVHSCDETANLYFCLEDAGIPVSYVTPEDVRNFLHTFSSPDTSCHVGKLPCRLQQSNYKLAHNLKLLVDYCFKDREVDEVTIEGLPLLITMDTVLQVFDSKRPKFLTTHHELISSRKDLFMNTLYIRYSDILLKAGAAKIFDISCFGDLLGSVLPREYRTKIPVKWRDTFASESWLKNVWHFISENIAVKEDQVDIKPSFDTVLDILKDWALLPGIKFMAREKIVVPEHDVLLPLSLMNIAIFPHGQNDKVFHTLMKAGCIQLAVNKICIKENPIMPFLAQHTANIENPSSVLKAVEYIIQTSAFKAANLTDKDFEALLLYFNCNLANLTQQDAQSLKLLPCFKSVNGRYISIANYGKNYVLAKSIPTADIDKWANTASFAFLADNPQLKELYTFLGCMPIDDLEIYLQHLLPKFESLSYDAKVEHIVYLKERLLSMEEPCEMKDQLYEKLEGLLFIYDYSNRLRPTKFFYDEAEKVFEVMLPTKSFIPRDFFKKVEQVIKPKNGTLSLTSWITFLRNIGLKHEVSQQQVLQFAKEVSIKAQTESWTKEKVQTIVDVLLNHIFKERTDLFQGSFLKELSMIPFLCPERAPKELIKLHSQYQEMSGTLPLIRFSGSQVNPKFKQTDIIHLLWTSCPILPEKATPSSIKDQEGNTLTGQEQLDEVLNMLGVNLDPLLEKVISNCKNICNISNPDDEMVKTRNKVLRSTYEFLNADKRDFRFQLRGVAVVMVEDGWKLLKPEEVVINLDNESDFKPYLYKLPLELGTFHQLFKLLGSEDVVSIKQYVEVLWRIYRSSEGKQLDPNEMRTVKRVVSGLFKSLQNDPVETRKELESLRDLIFYMPSHDGRLAKSNSLAFDDAPHYKSRIQGNVGVQMLVDMSQCYLGKDHTFHTKLIMLLPQKLRPRLLSSILEEQLDEDCPRMCQFGALCSLQGRLQLLLSSEQFITGLIRIMKHENDNAYLVNEEKAIRLCKALCEGLKVSCFEKLQTTLRVKGCSPIPHSRSETLAFLKRYGTAVIHLYIQHSDCKDINFLLALAMTLKSATDNLISDTSYLIAMLGCNDIYRITEKLDNLGVKYDSTEPSKLELPLPGTPIPAEIHHTLLMDPMNVFYPGEYVGYLVDSEGGDIYGSYQPTYTYAIIVQEVQREEEEHTSFLGKCFQIDIGYSEYKIVSSLDLYKFSRQDESNQARDTSAPSTPTSPNSRSSGPRVIPPAFTGKENLRPPSQKQSPKKIKLHALPEILKEVTLVVEQAWKLSETERKKIIRRLYLKWHPDKNAENLDIANEVFKHLQSEINRMEKQTLADQQNTDRASRRTFSTSSSRFHSEKFSYQRFYSSWNQEATNHKSERQQFREHYTSYAGSSHSHRFFVPPTFKTVGNPVEARRWLRQARANYSAARNDLHKNANEWVCFKCYLATKLALIAADYAVRGKSDKDVKPTALAQKVEEYNSQLKGLSNDVQILEGYGVDSLRTRYPDLLPFPQIPNDRFTSEVAMRVMECTARIIIKLETFVQQKI